In Asanoa sp. WMMD1127, one genomic interval encodes:
- the recN gene encoding DNA repair protein RecN: MLEELRITGLGVIDDSTLPLAGGMNVITGETGAGKTMVVTGLGLLFGGRADAGRVRADPGRAVVEGRLRLAGAVATTVHTRVSDAGAEPDDDGSLLLSRTVTAEGRSRAHVGGRSMPVATLGEIGEQVVAVHGQSDQLRLLRPAEQRAALDRFAGPEHEKLLGEMRETYTRWRAVADDLADRRRNARERNQEADLLRLGLDEITRVDPQPGEDDDLKAEAQRLEHAEGLRVAAIAAYQAVAGDGADEAPNATGLLGAAKRSLEGQSSVDAKLGDLALRLDEAATLIGDVTAELSSYVDSLDADPARLQTIYERRAELRALTRKYADDVGGVIAWADRARGRLGELDTSDDLLDELDRERQRLEDEVTALATRVTAARKEAAGRFSEQVSVELAGLAMPHSRVEVAVVPATATSAEGADDVELRLLAHPGAPALPLQKGASGGELSRVMLAIEVVFAGAGGPPTLVFDEVDAGVGGRAAVEIGRCLARLARTHQVLVVTHLPQVAAFADRHLVVAKDTGGAVTTSGVRVVEDTERARELARMLAGLPDSDLGIAHAEELLAVAARERRA; the protein is encoded by the coding sequence GTGCTGGAAGAGTTGCGGATAACCGGTCTCGGGGTCATCGACGACTCCACGCTGCCCCTGGCCGGCGGCATGAACGTGATCACCGGTGAGACCGGCGCCGGCAAGACCATGGTGGTCACCGGCCTCGGCCTGCTCTTCGGCGGCCGGGCCGACGCCGGCCGCGTGCGGGCCGACCCGGGTCGCGCCGTCGTCGAGGGCCGGCTGCGGCTCGCGGGCGCGGTGGCGACCACTGTGCACACCCGCGTCTCCGACGCCGGCGCCGAGCCCGACGACGACGGCTCGCTGCTGCTCAGCCGCACCGTGACCGCCGAGGGTCGGTCGCGGGCCCATGTCGGCGGCCGCTCGATGCCGGTGGCCACGCTCGGCGAGATCGGCGAGCAGGTCGTCGCCGTGCACGGCCAGTCCGACCAGCTCCGGCTGCTCCGCCCGGCCGAGCAGCGCGCCGCGCTCGACCGGTTCGCCGGTCCCGAGCACGAGAAGCTGCTGGGCGAGATGCGCGAGACCTACACCCGCTGGCGGGCGGTGGCCGACGACCTGGCCGACCGGCGGCGCAACGCCCGCGAGCGCAACCAGGAGGCCGACCTGCTCCGGCTCGGCCTCGACGAGATCACCCGGGTCGATCCCCAGCCGGGTGAGGACGACGACCTCAAGGCCGAGGCCCAGCGGCTCGAGCACGCCGAGGGGCTGCGGGTCGCCGCGATCGCGGCCTACCAGGCGGTGGCCGGCGACGGCGCCGACGAGGCGCCCAACGCCACCGGCCTGCTCGGCGCGGCCAAGCGGTCGCTCGAGGGCCAGTCGAGCGTCGACGCCAAGCTGGGCGACCTGGCCCTGCGGCTAGACGAGGCCGCCACCCTGATCGGCGACGTGACCGCCGAGCTCTCCTCCTACGTCGACAGCCTCGACGCCGACCCCGCCCGGCTCCAGACCATCTACGAGCGGCGGGCCGAGCTGCGGGCGCTGACCCGCAAATACGCCGACGACGTGGGCGGGGTGATCGCCTGGGCCGACCGCGCCCGCGGGCGGCTGGGGGAGCTCGACACCTCCGACGACCTGCTCGACGAGCTCGACCGCGAGCGACAGCGGCTCGAAGACGAGGTGACGGCGCTGGCCACCCGGGTCACCGCGGCCCGCAAGGAGGCCGCCGGCCGGTTCTCCGAGCAGGTCAGCGTCGAGCTGGCCGGCCTCGCCATGCCGCACTCCAGGGTGGAGGTGGCGGTCGTGCCGGCCACGGCGACCAGCGCCGAAGGCGCCGACGACGTCGAGCTGCGGCTGCTCGCCCACCCCGGCGCGCCCGCCCTCCCGTTGCAGAAGGGCGCCTCCGGCGGCGAGCTGTCCCGGGTCATGCTGGCGATCGAGGTGGTGTTCGCCGGCGCCGGCGGGCCGCCCACGCTGGTCTTCGACGAGGTCGACGCCGGTGTCGGCGGCCGGGCCGCGGTCGAGATCGGCCGCTGCCTGGCCCGCCTGGCCCGCACCCACCAGGTGCTGGTGGTGACGCACCTGCCCCAGGTCGCCGCGTTCGCCGACCGGCACCTGGTGGTGGCCAAGGACACGGGCGGCGCGGTGACCACCAGCGGCGTGCGGGTCGTCGAGGACACCGAGCGCGCCCGGGAGCTGGCCCGCATGCTCGCGGGTTTGCCCGACTCCGATCTGGGTATCGCGCACGCGGAAGAACTGCTCGCGGTGGCGGCCCGGGAACGCCGCGCTTGA
- a CDS encoding TlyA family RNA methyltransferase, translating to MARRNRLDTELVRRGLARSREQAGELVDAGRVKVRGVVARKAAAMVDPADPVLVTGDDPSWVSRGAHKLLGALAGFGPRGLTVSGRRCLDAGASTGGFTEVLLRAGAAEVVAVDVGYGQLAWSLRTDPRVRVRERTNVRTLEPDQIGGPVALTVADLSFISLRLVLPALAGCTEPGGDLALMVKPQFEVGKERVGAGGVVREPELRAEAVLDVAATAADLGLGVAGVVASPLPGPSGNVEFFVWFRRAAPPVDPDEVRAVVAAGPAAVREEAV from the coding sequence ATGGCTCGTCGAAACCGACTCGACACCGAGCTGGTCCGGCGCGGGCTGGCCCGGTCGCGCGAGCAGGCCGGGGAGCTGGTCGACGCCGGCCGGGTCAAGGTGCGCGGCGTGGTGGCCCGCAAGGCCGCCGCGATGGTCGACCCCGCCGACCCGGTGCTGGTCACCGGCGACGACCCGAGCTGGGTCTCCCGCGGCGCCCACAAGCTGCTCGGCGCGCTCGCCGGCTTCGGGCCGCGCGGGCTGACCGTCTCGGGTCGCCGCTGCCTCGACGCGGGCGCGTCCACGGGCGGGTTCACGGAGGTGCTGCTGCGCGCCGGCGCCGCCGAGGTGGTGGCGGTCGACGTCGGCTACGGCCAGCTCGCCTGGTCGTTGCGCACCGATCCCCGGGTACGCGTCCGCGAGCGCACGAACGTGCGTACCCTCGAGCCCGATCAGATCGGTGGCCCGGTCGCGTTGACCGTCGCCGACCTGTCGTTCATCTCGTTGCGCCTGGTCCTGCCGGCGCTGGCCGGCTGCACGGAGCCCGGGGGAGACCTGGCGCTGATGGTCAAGCCGCAGTTCGAGGTCGGCAAGGAGCGGGTCGGCGCCGGCGGCGTCGTCCGCGAGCCGGAGCTCCGGGCCGAGGCGGTGCTGGACGTCGCCGCCACCGCCGCCGACCTGGGCCTGGGCGTGGCCGGCGTGGTCGCCAGCCCGCTGCCCGGCCCGAGCGGCAACGTCGAGTTCTTCGTCTGGTTCCGGCGCGCCGCGCCACCCGTCGACCCCGACGAGGTGCGCGCCGTCGTCGCCGCCGGACCCGCCGCGGTCCGTGAGGAGGCCGTATGA
- a CDS encoding glycosyltransferase family 2 protein, whose translation MALISVVIPVFRVEAYLADCLDSVLGQPGDVEVIAVDDASDDGSAEILAGYAARDDRVRVVTLAHNAGLGAARNAGVAAATGDYVWFVDGDDWLPAGSVAAVTRRLRATEPDVLVLGYGRVYADGRVETHLPGVEAGVATDGAVTLATAPRLVEHLWLACTKVFRRAFLPVAFPTGWYEDVAFVLPALLAAERIALLDRDCYAYRQRERQITRTVDDRHFDVFTQWDRVFAFMDADPGRHAAVRPAVFRRMIWHCLQVLGHEQRIARSRRRAYFLRVSAQYHRHQPAAGAPLPGGNEGVKQRLVAAGAYNLYEGLMAAWSAGKRLSGNRRPAPVAAAPAVAPPPRERVPG comes from the coding sequence ATGGCTCTGATCAGCGTCGTCATCCCGGTCTTCCGGGTGGAGGCCTACCTGGCGGACTGCCTCGACTCGGTGCTCGGCCAGCCCGGCGACGTCGAGGTGATCGCCGTCGACGACGCCTCCGACGACGGGTCCGCCGAGATCCTGGCCGGGTACGCCGCACGCGACGACCGGGTCCGCGTGGTCACGCTGGCCCACAACGCCGGCCTCGGCGCGGCCCGCAACGCCGGCGTCGCGGCCGCGACGGGCGACTACGTCTGGTTCGTCGACGGCGACGACTGGCTGCCGGCCGGCAGCGTGGCGGCCGTGACGCGGCGGCTGCGGGCCACGGAGCCCGACGTCCTGGTCCTCGGCTACGGGCGGGTCTACGCCGACGGCCGGGTCGAGACGCACCTGCCCGGCGTGGAGGCCGGCGTGGCCACCGACGGCGCCGTCACCCTGGCCACCGCGCCCCGCCTGGTCGAGCACCTGTGGCTGGCCTGCACCAAGGTCTTCCGCCGCGCGTTCCTGCCGGTGGCCTTCCCGACCGGCTGGTACGAGGACGTGGCCTTCGTCCTGCCCGCCCTGCTCGCCGCCGAGCGGATCGCCCTGCTCGACCGCGACTGCTACGCCTACCGGCAGCGCGAGCGGCAGATCACCCGTACCGTCGACGACCGGCACTTCGACGTGTTCACGCAGTGGGACCGGGTGTTCGCGTTCATGGACGCCGACCCCGGCCGGCACGCCGCGGTCCGCCCGGCCGTCTTCCGCCGGATGATCTGGCACTGCCTGCAGGTCCTCGGGCACGAGCAGCGGATCGCGCGCAGCCGCCGGCGGGCGTACTTTCTTCGGGTGAGCGCGCAGTACCACCGCCACCAGCCGGCCGCCGGCGCCCCGCTGCCGGGCGGCAACGAGGGCGTCAAGCAGCGGCTGGTCGCCGCCGGCGCCTACAACCTCTACGAGGGTCTGATGGCCGCCTGGAGCGCCGGGAAGCGCCTGTCCGGCAACCGCCGGCCGGCGCCCGTCGCGGCCGCCCCGGCCGTCGCGCCGCCGCCACGGGAACGGGTCCCCGGTTGA
- a CDS encoding NAD kinase, with product MSRIALLVTHTGRRRSTEHARTVANDLIRAGFEVRVVADEVDDLEVPGVVPRSDLDAADGAEIVFALGGDGTFLRAAELARPAKAPLLGINLGKVGFLAEAEIDDIDQAVRDVVNRNYTVDERLTLDVRAELTPGGRVVESWALNEVSVEKGQRAQMLELLVDVDGRPLSRYGCDGVVCATPTGSTAYAFSGGGPVVWPEVEALLLVPISAHALFSRPLVTAPTSTFTLTVDPFTTLAVLCCDGRRVYDLPPGARVTVNRGTLPVRIVRLSDRPFTDRLVAKFGLPVDGWRGGRI from the coding sequence ATGAGTCGCATCGCGCTGCTGGTGACGCACACGGGGCGGCGGCGGAGCACGGAGCATGCGCGTACGGTCGCGAATGACCTGATCCGGGCCGGGTTCGAGGTGCGGGTCGTCGCGGACGAGGTCGACGACCTCGAGGTGCCGGGCGTGGTGCCACGCAGCGACCTCGACGCCGCCGACGGTGCGGAGATCGTGTTCGCGCTCGGCGGCGACGGGACGTTCCTGCGCGCCGCGGAGCTGGCCCGCCCGGCCAAGGCCCCGCTGCTCGGCATCAACCTCGGGAAGGTCGGCTTCCTCGCCGAGGCCGAGATCGACGACATCGATCAGGCCGTCCGGGACGTGGTCAACCGGAACTACACAGTGGACGAGCGGCTCACCCTCGACGTGCGGGCCGAGCTGACACCGGGCGGCCGGGTGGTCGAGTCGTGGGCGCTCAACGAGGTGAGTGTCGAGAAGGGACAGCGGGCCCAGATGCTCGAGCTGCTGGTCGACGTCGACGGCCGGCCGCTGTCCCGCTACGGCTGCGACGGCGTGGTCTGCGCGACCCCGACCGGTTCGACGGCGTACGCCTTCTCCGGTGGTGGCCCGGTCGTCTGGCCCGAGGTCGAGGCGCTGCTGCTGGTGCCGATCAGTGCCCACGCGCTGTTCAGCCGGCCGCTGGTGACCGCGCCGACGTCGACGTTCACGCTCACCGTCGACCCGTTCACCACCCTCGCCGTGCTGTGCTGCGACGGCCGCCGCGTCTACGACCTGCCGCCCGGCGCCCGGGTGACGGTCAACCGGGGCACGCTCCCGGTGCGGATCGTCCGGCTCAGCGACCGCCCGTTCACCGACCGGCTCGTCGCCAAGTTCGGCCTGCCCGTCGACGGCTGGCGCGGGGGCCGAATCTAG
- the steA gene encoding putative cytokinetic ring protein SteA — protein sequence MRLPTLRRTRSAEPGTITGTARLDRRTKRLVGRLRPGDVAVIDHVDLDRVAADSLVAVGVTAVLNAKPSISGRYPNLGPEVLVKAGIPLIDDLGEGVFQQIREGETVRIDGNTVFVGAEPIAHGTRQDTETVVKAMADAREGLSVQLEAFAANTMEYLKQERDLLLDGVGVPEIETSIAGRHCLIVVRGYEYKDDLDVLRPYIREFKPVLIGVDGGADALVEAGYTPDMIIGDMDSVTDDVLRCGAEVIVHAYPDGRAPGLARVHQLGLSALTFPAAATSEDVAMLLADEKGATLIVAVGTHNNLVEFLDKGRGGMASTFLTRLKVGGKVVDAKGVSRLYRQSISGSSLLLLVLSAVSAMASAVAVSTVGKAYLGVLSEWWNNLVFQLGQLFS from the coding sequence ATGCGTCTACCCACCTTGCGCCGGACCCGGAGCGCCGAACCGGGCACAATCACCGGCACCGCGCGCCTCGACCGCCGGACCAAGCGTCTGGTCGGTCGCCTGCGCCCGGGCGACGTCGCCGTCATCGACCACGTCGACCTCGACCGGGTGGCCGCCGACTCGCTCGTGGCCGTCGGCGTCACCGCGGTGCTCAACGCGAAGCCCTCGATCTCCGGCCGCTACCCCAACCTCGGGCCCGAGGTGCTGGTCAAGGCCGGCATCCCGCTGATCGACGACCTCGGCGAGGGCGTCTTCCAACAGATCCGCGAGGGCGAGACGGTCCGGATCGACGGCAACACCGTGTTCGTCGGCGCGGAGCCGATCGCGCACGGCACGCGGCAGGACACGGAGACCGTCGTCAAGGCCATGGCGGACGCCCGCGAGGGGCTCTCCGTGCAGCTGGAGGCCTTCGCGGCCAACACGATGGAATACCTCAAGCAGGAGCGCGACCTCCTGCTCGACGGCGTCGGGGTGCCCGAGATCGAGACCAGCATCGCCGGGCGTCATTGCCTGATCGTGGTGCGGGGTTACGAATACAAGGACGACCTCGACGTGCTCCGCCCGTACATCCGGGAGTTCAAGCCGGTCCTGATCGGTGTGGACGGCGGCGCCGACGCGCTGGTCGAGGCGGGCTACACGCCCGACATGATCATCGGCGACATGGACTCGGTCACCGACGACGTGCTGCGCTGCGGCGCCGAGGTGATCGTCCACGCCTACCCCGACGGGCGCGCGCCGGGCCTGGCCCGGGTGCACCAGCTCGGGCTCTCCGCACTCACCTTCCCGGCCGCCGCGACCAGCGAAGACGTCGCGATGCTCCTGGCCGACGAGAAGGGCGCCACGCTCATCGTGGCGGTGGGCACCCACAACAACCTGGTCGAGTTCCTCGACAAGGGGCGCGGCGGAATGGCCTCCACGTTCCTCACCCGCCTCAAGGTCGGTGGCAAGGTGGTCGACGCCAAGGGCGTCAGCCGCCTCTACCGGCAGAGCATCTCCGGCTCGTCGCTGCTGTTGCTGGTGCTCAGCGCCGTTTCCGCCATGGCCTCCGCAGTGGCCGTCTCCACCGTGGGCAAGGCCTATCTCGGTGTGCTTTCGGAGTGGTGGAACAATTTGGTCTTCCAACTGGGACAGCTCTTCAGCTAA
- a CDS encoding 5-formyltetrahydrofolate cyclo-ligase, with amino-acid sequence MARRVRRHDGDAGGSAGLLAAKAALRDEVWAAMRAAKVARFPGAEGRIPNFVGAEAAAERLRGMAQWRRAGTVKSNPDSAQLPVRQRALEDGKVVYMAVPRLTDADPFFLLDPDDLAEPPRRAASIRGAARSARRVAVADLAPVDLVVMGCVAAGADGARLGKGGGFADLEFAVAAGAGLIGRRTVVVTTVHEIQVKPAGAIPTGAHDVPLDFVVTPDRVIACRPDRPAAGIRWDELTEAKIAAIPLLGALRGP; translated from the coding sequence ATGGCGAGGCGGGTGCGGCGGCACGACGGTGACGCGGGAGGGTCGGCCGGCCTGCTCGCGGCCAAGGCCGCACTGCGCGACGAGGTCTGGGCCGCCATGCGGGCGGCCAAAGTGGCCCGGTTTCCCGGCGCCGAGGGGCGCATCCCCAACTTCGTCGGCGCCGAGGCCGCCGCGGAGCGGTTGCGTGGGATGGCGCAGTGGCGCCGGGCCGGCACGGTCAAGTCCAATCCGGATAGTGCGCAGCTGCCCGTACGCCAGCGGGCGCTCGAAGACGGCAAGGTCGTCTACATGGCGGTGCCGCGGCTCACCGACGCCGACCCGTTCTTCCTGCTCGACCCCGACGACCTGGCCGAGCCGCCGCGCCGGGCCGCCTCGATCCGGGGTGCCGCCCGCTCGGCCCGGCGGGTCGCGGTGGCCGACCTCGCGCCCGTCGACCTCGTGGTGATGGGCTGCGTCGCGGCCGGTGCGGACGGTGCCCGGCTCGGCAAGGGCGGCGGGTTCGCCGACCTCGAGTTCGCCGTCGCCGCCGGGGCGGGGCTGATCGGGCGCCGCACGGTGGTCGTGACGACCGTGCACGAGATCCAGGTGAAACCCGCCGGCGCGATTCCGACCGGCGCGCACGACGTACCCCTGGATTTCGTCGTGACGCCCGACCGGGTCATCGCCTGCCGGCCCGACCGACCTGCCGCCGGCATCCGCTGGGACGAACTGACCGAGGCGAAGATCGCCGCGATCCCGCTGCTCGGCGCGCTCAGGGGACCGTGA
- a CDS encoding FKBP-type peptidyl-prolyl cis-trans isomerase: protein MSNRVVETKNDRRVAAKAARKAAAERAARAKRRRQQLAIVLAGLAVVAIVVAIVLFARGGDDDSGQQVASAPGASASAAPPAGGIPADADPALKTKPVVQKGEGTVTELKVTPLIEGTGPAAQNGQTVTVNYVGVTYADGKEFDASWNGGKPFPVQLGSGGVIEGWDKGLVGAKQGSRLQLDIPATMAYGEQPPAGYPPGALRFVVDVLSVQ from the coding sequence GTGAGCAACCGCGTCGTCGAGACGAAGAACGATCGCCGGGTCGCCGCCAAGGCCGCCCGCAAGGCCGCCGCCGAGCGTGCGGCCAGGGCCAAGCGCCGCCGCCAGCAGTTGGCGATCGTGCTGGCGGGGCTGGCCGTCGTCGCCATCGTGGTGGCGATCGTGCTGTTCGCCCGCGGCGGTGACGACGACTCGGGCCAGCAGGTCGCCTCGGCGCCCGGCGCGTCGGCCTCCGCGGCGCCGCCGGCGGGCGGGATCCCGGCCGACGCCGACCCCGCGCTGAAGACCAAGCCGGTCGTCCAGAAGGGCGAGGGCACGGTCACCGAGCTCAAGGTGACGCCGCTGATCGAGGGCACGGGGCCGGCGGCCCAGAACGGGCAGACCGTCACGGTCAACTACGTGGGCGTCACGTACGCCGACGGCAAGGAGTTCGACGCCTCCTGGAACGGCGGGAAGCCGTTCCCCGTGCAGCTCGGGTCCGGCGGCGTGATCGAAGGCTGGGACAAGGGCCTCGTCGGGGCCAAGCAGGGCAGCCGGCTGCAACTCGACATCCCGGCCACCATGGCGTACGGGGAGCAGCCGCCGGCCGGCTATCCCCCGGGCGCGCTGCGGTTCGTGGTCGACGTGCTGTCCGTGCAGTAA
- a CDS encoding alkyl sulfatase C-terminal domain-containing protein: MATVDECRDAMHQLAARLASNAEAQSRLDLERTVACRLTDLGAAFHGRLHNGNLVDITDGDDPKAKIALTLKSDDFLALVRGDLDLARALAGGQMRIKANPFDLLKLRKLI; this comes from the coding sequence TTGGCCACCGTCGACGAGTGCCGGGACGCGATGCACCAGCTTGCCGCGCGGCTCGCCAGCAACGCCGAGGCGCAGAGCCGGCTCGATCTCGAGCGCACCGTGGCCTGCCGGCTGACCGACCTGGGCGCGGCCTTCCACGGCCGCCTGCACAACGGCAACCTGGTCGACATCACCGACGGCGACGACCCCAAGGCGAAGATCGCGCTCACCCTCAAGAGCGACGACTTCCTCGCGCTGGTCCGCGGCGACCTCGACCTCGCCCGCGCGCTGGCCGGCGGTCAGATGCGGATCAAGGCCAACCCGTTCGACCTGCTCAAGCTGCGCAAGCTGATTTAG
- a CDS encoding NAD(P)-dependent alcohol dehydrogenase has translation MKAWVYDEYGPPEVLRLADVPRPEPRADEVLVKLHAVGVNASDWETLVGRPLYSRVGGLRRPRIPTLGSDVAGRVEAVGPDVTRLAVGDEVFGDNLERKGGFAEYAVAREKVLAVKPPELSFADAAALPQPAVIALQGIRGRVTAGQRVLVNGAGGGTGAYAIQLAKRAGAEVTGVDNTAKQDFMRAAGADHVVDYTRVDYTRAGQRWDLVLDLAGHRSVLAHRRALAPGGRYLWVGGSVGTLFQVLIAGPLVGRQRLLVVRASTADLLTMAALCTAGTLVTHIDRRYPLDEVPAALRHVGEGRALGKVVVTVP, from the coding sequence ATGAAGGCGTGGGTGTACGACGAGTACGGGCCGCCCGAGGTTCTCCGCCTGGCGGATGTGCCCCGGCCCGAGCCCCGGGCCGACGAGGTGCTGGTCAAGCTGCATGCGGTCGGCGTCAACGCGTCCGACTGGGAAACGCTGGTCGGCCGGCCGCTCTACTCCCGGGTCGGCGGGCTGCGCCGCCCACGGATCCCGACGCTCGGCTCCGACGTCGCCGGCCGGGTCGAGGCGGTCGGCCCCGATGTGACCAGGCTCGCCGTCGGCGACGAGGTCTTCGGCGACAACCTCGAGCGCAAGGGCGGCTTCGCGGAGTACGCCGTCGCGCGTGAGAAGGTCCTCGCGGTCAAGCCGCCGGAGCTGTCGTTCGCCGACGCCGCCGCGCTCCCCCAGCCTGCCGTCATCGCGCTGCAGGGCATCCGGGGTCGGGTCACCGCCGGCCAGCGGGTGCTGGTCAACGGGGCCGGCGGCGGGACGGGCGCGTACGCCATCCAGCTCGCGAAGCGCGCGGGCGCCGAAGTCACCGGCGTCGACAACACGGCGAAGCAGGACTTCATGCGCGCGGCCGGCGCGGACCACGTCGTCGACTACACGCGCGTCGACTACACCCGGGCCGGGCAGCGCTGGGACCTCGTGCTCGACCTTGCCGGCCACCGCTCGGTGCTGGCCCACCGGCGCGCCCTGGCCCCGGGCGGACGCTATCTCTGGGTCGGCGGCTCGGTCGGGACACTGTTCCAGGTGCTGATCGCCGGGCCGCTGGTCGGCCGCCAGCGGCTGCTGGTCGTGCGGGCGAGCACGGCGGACCTGCTGACGATGGCGGCCCTGTGCACGGCCGGCACGCTGGTCACCCACATCGACCGGCGCTACCCGCTCGACGAGGTGCCGGCGGCGCTGCGCCACGTGGGCGAGGGCCGCGCGCTGGGCAAGGTCGTCGTCACGGTCCCCTGA
- a CDS encoding HAD-IIA family hydrolase, with translation MTTSPPASGRLADAYDLVIFDLDGVIYLSDKAVAGAVDAVKRLHGEGRSIAYATNNASRRAAEVADLLVGLGVPAVADEVLTSAAAAARRLADRLEPGARVLVVGADALRAEVTERGLTPVSSADDQPVAVVQGYGREVGWVSLAEAALAVRAGALWVATNTDRTLPSPRGPLPGNGSLVAVLRTALDREPDEVIGKPEAVLFEEAVKRDAATRPVVVGDRLDTDIEGAVRAGLDSLLVLTGVSQPRDLVAAAPHQRPTYVARDLSGLFKDVETLAIGAEGTGWRVADGRLEGKGDPIAALRTITAAAWAGTDVSELKAAGDDARAALDELKL, from the coding sequence ATGACCACGTCGCCGCCGGCGTCGGGCCGGCTCGCTGACGCGTACGACCTCGTGATCTTCGATCTCGATGGCGTCATCTACCTGTCCGACAAGGCCGTGGCGGGCGCGGTCGACGCGGTCAAGCGGCTGCACGGCGAGGGGCGCTCGATCGCGTACGCGACCAACAACGCCAGCCGCCGCGCCGCCGAGGTGGCCGACCTGCTGGTGGGGCTCGGTGTGCCGGCCGTGGCCGACGAGGTGCTGACCTCGGCCGCGGCCGCCGCGCGTCGCCTGGCCGACCGGCTGGAGCCCGGCGCGCGGGTGCTCGTGGTCGGGGCCGACGCGCTCCGGGCCGAGGTCACCGAGCGTGGCCTCACGCCGGTGAGCAGCGCCGACGACCAGCCCGTGGCCGTCGTCCAGGGCTACGGCCGCGAGGTCGGCTGGGTCAGCCTGGCCGAGGCGGCGCTGGCCGTGCGGGCCGGCGCGCTCTGGGTCGCCACCAACACCGACCGCACGCTGCCGAGCCCGCGTGGCCCGCTGCCCGGCAACGGGTCGCTGGTGGCGGTGCTGCGGACCGCGCTCGACCGCGAGCCCGACGAGGTCATCGGCAAGCCGGAGGCCGTGCTGTTCGAGGAGGCGGTCAAGCGCGACGCCGCCACCCGTCCGGTGGTCGTCGGCGACCGGCTCGACACCGACATCGAGGGCGCGGTGCGGGCCGGGCTCGACAGCCTGCTGGTGCTGACCGGCGTGAGCCAGCCCCGCGACCTGGTCGCGGCGGCGCCGCACCAGCGCCCGACGTACGTGGCCCGGGACCTCAGCGGACTCTTCAAGGACGTGGAGACGCTGGCCATCGGCGCCGAGGGCACGGGCTGGCGGGTCGCCGACGGCCGGCTCGAGGGCAAGGGCGACCCGATCGCCGCCCTGCGCACCATCACCGCCGCCGCCTGGGCCGGCACGGACGTCAGCGAGCTGAAGGCCGCCGGCGACGACGCCCGCGCGGCGCTGGACGAGCTGAAGCTCTAA
- the tyrS gene encoding tyrosine--tRNA ligase — MSEFIDDLLWRGLLQDSTDLDELRKHLDSGQVTFYVGFDPTAASLHLGHLMQVLTARRLQLAGHRPLLLVGGATGQIGDPRESSERTLNSPEVVASWVDKIREQVRPFVTYEGDNAATLVNNLDWTGSMSAISFLRDVGKHFPVNKMLAREVVKARLETGISFTEFSYQLLQSHDYYELHERHGCTLQFGGSDQWGNITAGVDYIRRRGAGPAHAFVTPLVTKADGTKFGKTEGASVWLDPQLTSPYAFYQFWLNTDDRDVMRYLRYFSFRPHAEIEELERATVERPGAREGQRALAAELTTLVHGEAETAQVLAASQALFGRGSLEGLDPGTLRAALAEAGLVEVRGELPPVAVLFRDAGLVGSLNEARRAITEGGAYVNNERVSDVEAEVAPDALLHGRFLVLRRGKRTFAGVELVS, encoded by the coding sequence GTGAGCGAATTCATCGACGACCTGCTGTGGCGGGGCCTGCTGCAGGACTCCACCGACCTCGACGAGCTGCGCAAGCATCTGGACTCGGGGCAGGTGACGTTCTATGTCGGCTTCGACCCGACGGCCGCGAGCCTGCACCTCGGTCACCTGATGCAGGTGCTCACCGCCCGCCGGCTCCAGCTGGCCGGCCACCGGCCGCTGCTGCTCGTCGGCGGGGCGACCGGGCAGATCGGCGACCCGCGGGAGAGCAGCGAGCGCACGCTCAACTCGCCCGAGGTGGTGGCCAGCTGGGTCGACAAGATCCGCGAGCAGGTGCGGCCGTTCGTGACCTACGAGGGTGACAACGCCGCCACGCTGGTCAACAACCTCGACTGGACCGGCTCGATGTCGGCGATCAGCTTCCTGCGCGACGTCGGCAAGCACTTCCCGGTCAACAAGATGCTGGCCCGCGAGGTGGTGAAGGCCCGGCTCGAGACCGGCATCAGCTTCACCGAGTTCAGCTACCAGCTGCTCCAGTCGCACGACTACTACGAGCTGCACGAGCGGCACGGGTGCACGCTCCAGTTCGGCGGCTCCGACCAGTGGGGCAACATCACCGCGGGGGTCGACTACATCAGGCGGCGGGGGGCCGGGCCGGCGCACGCGTTCGTGACTCCGCTCGTGACCAAGGCCGACGGCACCAAGTTCGGCAAGACCGAGGGCGCCTCCGTCTGGCTCGACCCGCAGCTGACCAGTCCCTACGCGTTCTACCAGTTCTGGCTCAACACCGACGACCGCGACGTCATGCGCTACCTGCGCTACTTCAGCTTCCGGCCGCACGCCGAGATCGAGGAGCTCGAACGGGCGACGGTGGAGCGGCCGGGCGCCCGGGAGGGGCAGCGGGCCCTGGCGGCCGAGCTGACCACGCTCGTACACGGGGAGGCGGAGACCGCCCAGGTGCTCGCGGCGAGCCAGGCGCTGTTCGGGCGGGGGTCCCTCGAAGGGCTCGACCCGGGCACGCTGCGGGCCGCGTTGGCGGAGGCCGGTCTGGTCGAGGTACGCGGTGAGCTGCCCCCGGTCGCGGTCCTGTTCCGCGACGCCGGGTTGGTCGGCAGCCTCAACGAGGCCCGGCGGGCCATCACCGAGGGCGGTGCCTACGTCAACAACGAGCGGGTGTCCGATGTGGAGGCCGAGGTCGCGCCGGATGCCTTGCTACACGGGCGATTCCTGGTGCTGCGGCGTGGCAAGCGCACGTTCGCCGGCGTCGAGCTCGTCTCCTGA